From the genome of Halomonas sp. MCCC 1A13316, one region includes:
- the dapB gene encoding 4-hydroxy-tetrahydrodipicolinate reductase — protein MTRIAIVGVAGRMGRTLVNAVQQDAGASLAGGIVEPGSSLAGADIGELAGLGKLGVTAVDTLDAIVDDFDVLIDFTAPQVTLANLAFCADHGKRMVIGTTGLSDDELAELDSYRDRLPFVFAPNMSVGVNLTLKLLETAARALGDEGYDIEVIEAHHRHKVDSPSGTALRMGEVVAESLGRTLKEHGVFERVGQCGPRDPKEIGFATVRAGDIVGEHTVMFATEGERIEITHKASSRMTFAKGAVRAARWVADQGIGRYGMQDVLGL, from the coding sequence CGCACTTTGGTCAACGCCGTGCAGCAGGACGCCGGGGCCAGCCTGGCCGGCGGCATCGTCGAGCCGGGCAGTTCGCTAGCCGGAGCCGACATCGGCGAGCTGGCGGGTCTGGGCAAGCTGGGCGTGACCGCGGTGGATACGCTCGATGCCATCGTCGACGACTTCGACGTGCTGATCGATTTCACCGCGCCGCAGGTCACGCTGGCCAACCTGGCCTTTTGCGCCGACCACGGCAAGCGCATGGTGATTGGCACCACCGGCCTCTCCGACGACGAGCTGGCCGAGCTTGATAGTTACCGCGACCGGCTGCCCTTCGTCTTCGCCCCCAACATGAGCGTGGGGGTGAACCTGACCCTCAAGCTGCTGGAGACCGCGGCCAGGGCGCTGGGCGACGAGGGCTACGACATTGAAGTGATCGAGGCCCACCATCGCCACAAGGTCGACTCGCCCTCCGGCACTGCGCTGAGAATGGGCGAGGTGGTGGCCGAGAGCCTCGGACGAACGCTCAAGGAGCACGGCGTGTTCGAGCGCGTCGGTCAGTGCGGGCCGCGGGACCCCAAGGAGATCGGCTTCGCCACGGTGCGCGCCGGCGACATCGTCGGCGAACACACGGTGATGTTCGCCACCGAGGGCGAGCGCATCGAGATTACACACAAGGCCTCGAGCCGCATGACCTTCGCCAAGGGCGCGGTGCGTGCGGCGCGTTGGGTAGCTGATCAGGGTATTGGTCGGTATGGCATGCAGGACGTGCTGGGTCTCTGA